The genomic stretch GCGGTCGCATGGCGAGAAAGCACTTTGTAGCGGTAGCAGGCAACATCGGTGTTGGCAAGACCACGCTCACCAAGTTGATTGCTGAGCACTTTGGCTGGCAGCCCTTCTACGAGCGGGTGATCGACAACCCGTACCTCAGCGACTTTTACCAGGACATGAGCAGATGGAGCTTCAACCTGCAGGTCTATTTCCTTTCCAAGCGCTTCATGGACCAGAAGCTGATTAGCGAGAGCCCTGTATCGTGCGTGCAGGATCGCTCCATCTATGAGGACGCGGAGATCTTTGCGTACATCCTTTACAAGCAAGGACACATGGAGCAGCGCGACTATGATAACTATCGCGAGCTGTTCTATTGCATGACCAGCTACCTGCGCAAACCGGACCTGATCGTGTACCTGCGCGCATCTACGTGGACGCTGATTACCCTCATCCGGCGCAGGGGCCGAGATTTTGAAAAGGGCATCACCCCCGAGTACTTGCATGAGCTCAACCTGGCCTACGAGCGCTGGATCAAGAACGCAAGCAAGGAGATGAACGTTCTGACAGTGGAAGCCGACCAGTTCGAGTTCGAGCACGACGTGGCTCGCAGAGAGCAGCTGTTCGCGCAGATTAGGGCGTTTTGCCCGGATGAGTAGCGGTGGAGGAGATTGAGCCATGAGGTGGAGAGCAGGGGTTGTGATGTTTGCCCTGTGCATGGTGCTGCAGGCGCGAGCACAGGAGCGCGCGCTGGACGTG from Calditrichota bacterium encodes the following:
- a CDS encoding deoxynucleoside kinase — its product is MARKHFVAVAGNIGVGKTTLTKLIAEHFGWQPFYERVIDNPYLSDFYQDMSRWSFNLQVYFLSKRFMDQKLISESPVSCVQDRSIYEDAEIFAYILYKQGHMEQRDYDNYRELFYCMTSYLRKPDLIVYLRASTWTLITLIRRRGRDFEKGITPEYLHELNLAYERWIKNASKEMNVLTVEADQFEFEHDVARREQLFAQIRAFCPDE